A DNA window from Aureibaculum sp. 2308TA14-22 contains the following coding sequences:
- a CDS encoding glycoside hydrolase family 18 protein has protein sequence MKQILKYILLGILLIGCSENNKKKDSKVPSDANFKVIAYVHGWNNILETHKEKANQITHINYAFANIKDGKVVEDKSSDTETLKKLNELKQVNPALKILVSVGGWSWSKNFSDAALTEQSREVFANSAIAFMQRHNIDGIDLDWEYPGQIGDNNTFRSEDKENFTAILKLIREKLEAIRPNTYLLTIATGANQKYLDHTNMAEAHQYLDFINIMTYDYFTGGGSKTGHHSNLFASSFNSNGISSAKAVEQHVNAGIPIEKLVLGVPFYGRWWKGANDENNGLYQDSSGERGGYSFKEIEEKYINTNGFETFWDDSAKAPYLWNATEKQFVTYEDAKSLKHKIDYIKDNKMGGIMFWQLFGDSGTLLNIISDNLK, from the coding sequence ATGAAACAAATTTTAAAATATATTCTCCTCGGTATTCTATTGATTGGTTGTTCTGAAAACAATAAAAAAAAGGACTCAAAGGTACCATCAGATGCCAATTTTAAAGTGATTGCTTATGTTCATGGATGGAATAATATTTTAGAAACCCACAAAGAAAAAGCCAATCAAATTACCCATATTAACTATGCTTTTGCCAATATAAAAGATGGTAAGGTAGTTGAGGATAAAAGTTCTGATACAGAGACACTAAAAAAACTAAATGAATTAAAGCAAGTTAACCCTGCTTTAAAGATATTGGTTTCGGTTGGCGGTTGGTCGTGGTCCAAAAATTTTTCAGACGCCGCTCTTACTGAACAGTCTAGGGAAGTTTTTGCCAATAGTGCAATTGCTTTTATGCAAAGGCACAACATAGACGGTATTGACTTAGATTGGGAATATCCAGGTCAAATTGGTGATAATAATACCTTTAGATCAGAAGATAAAGAGAACTTTACAGCCATTCTTAAATTGATTCGTGAAAAATTAGAGGCCATAAGGCCCAATACCTACTTATTGACCATTGCAACGGGTGCAAATCAAAAATACCTTGACCACACCAATATGGCGGAAGCTCATCAATATTTGGATTTTATAAATATTATGACTTACGATTATTTTACTGGAGGAGGAAGTAAAACGGGGCATCACTCAAATTTATTTGCTTCATCATTTAACTCTAATGGGATTAGTTCAGCAAAGGCAGTTGAGCAACATGTAAATGCTGGTATTCCTATTGAAAAATTAGTATTAGGCGTTCCTTTTTATGGCAGATGGTGGAAAGGTGCAAATGATGAAAATAATGGATTGTATCAAGATTCTTCGGGCGAAAGAGGTGGATATAGTTTTAAAGAAATTGAAGAAAAATATATTAATACAAACGGATTCGAAACTTTTTGGGACGATTCGGCCAAAGCACCCTATTTATGGAATGCCACCGAAAAACAATTTGTAACCTATGAAGATGCAAAATCGTTAAAGCATAAGATTGACTATATAAAAGACAACAAGATGGGTGGTATTATGTTCTGGCAATTATTTGGCGATAGTGGCACTTTATTAAATATTATTTCGGATAATTTGAAATAG
- a CDS encoding outer membrane beta-barrel protein codes for MSKIFQIQLFVFLFGIGFSLHAQENTKETPILSNQSLKKIKIGLFYSLDKNLSDKSQSTSKYEGYAAEYNKHNYSLGTEIEYKPNSKFSIQSGLTYSIRDFTGTFYCHVCDFIAAPQPEDINQQFLEIPLTAKYYFLSKKVLLFAEAGFINQFIIKNKLNENNYNANAKAALGVGYQFDNSYSIEISTNYQSGISNLYKNSNFKQQLLGFKVGIKKEL; via the coding sequence ATGTCAAAAATATTTCAAATACAGTTGTTCGTTTTTCTCTTTGGCATTGGGTTTAGCTTACATGCTCAAGAAAACACTAAAGAAACACCCATATTATCCAATCAATCTTTAAAAAAAATAAAAATTGGTTTGTTTTATTCATTAGATAAGAATTTGAGTGATAAAAGTCAATCTACTAGCAAATATGAAGGGTATGCTGCAGAATATAATAAGCACAATTACAGTTTAGGTACCGAAATTGAATACAAACCAAATTCAAAATTTTCTATCCAATCTGGACTAACTTATTCAATTAGAGATTTTACAGGCACTTTTTATTGTCATGTTTGTGATTTTATTGCAGCTCCTCAACCTGAGGATATAAATCAGCAATTTTTAGAAATACCGCTAACAGCCAAGTATTATTTTTTATCAAAAAAAGTTTTACTTTTTGCTGAAGCTGGCTTTATAAATCAATTTATCATAAAAAACAAACTGAACGAAAACAATTATAATGCAAATGCCAAGGCAGCATTAGGAGTTGGTTATCAATTTGACAATAGTTATAGTATTGAAATCTCTACTAACTATCAAAGTGGAATTTCTAATCTATACAAAAATTCAAATTTTAAACAACAACTTTTAGGATTTAAAGTTGGAATTAAAAAAGAATTGTAA
- a CDS encoding alpha/beta hydrolase: MRFFLLLISVFYFSAISAQDSRTNSNTITFYAKDSVVITADTYFIEGIPPTVLLCHQAGYSRGEYIDTAKKLNELGFSCMAIDQRSGKGVNGVINQTAIDADSKLRNVGYAGAKQDVEAAIDFLYNSNGNKPIILVGSSYSASLALWIGSENDRIKAVAAFSPGEYLTGTNLTKTIKSIEVPIFVTSSKREVRPVEKLVSKIKPDLVTQFKPEVKGFHGSKALWNKNEGHQNYWDAFKAFLLKYK; the protein is encoded by the coding sequence ATGCGTTTTTTTCTTTTACTTATTAGTGTTTTTTATTTTTCTGCTATTTCTGCTCAAGATTCAAGAACAAACTCTAACACTATTACATTTTATGCAAAAGATTCTGTAGTTATTACCGCAGACACTTATTTTATAGAAGGTATCCCTCCAACTGTTTTATTGTGCCATCAGGCTGGATATAGCCGTGGCGAATATATTGATACCGCAAAAAAGCTTAACGAATTAGGTTTCTCTTGTATGGCCATTGACCAACGTTCAGGCAAAGGCGTAAACGGGGTAATTAATCAAACGGCAATTGATGCGGATAGTAAACTAAGAAATGTGGGGTATGCTGGAGCAAAACAAGATGTTGAAGCTGCCATAGATTTTTTATATAATAGCAATGGTAATAAGCCAATAATTTTGGTGGGCAGCTCCTACTCCGCTTCATTAGCCTTATGGATAGGTAGTGAAAATGATAGAATTAAAGCCGTTGCCGCTTTTAGCCCTGGTGAATATTTAACAGGAACCAATTTAACAAAAACCATTAAATCTATAGAAGTGCCAATTTTTGTAACTTCTTCTAAAAGAGAAGTTAGGCCAGTAGAAAAGCTCGTTAGTAAAATTAAGCCTGATTTGGTAACCCAATTTAAGCCAGAAGTAAAAGGTTTTCATGGATCTAAAGCATTATGGAATAAAAATGAAGGCCATCAAAATTATTGGGATGCTTTTAAAGCTTTTTTATTAAAATACAAATAG
- a CDS encoding UDP-N-acetylmuramoyl-tripeptide--D-alanyl-D-alanine ligase, whose product MNISELYQLYKQSYLVSTDTRTIEKGCLFFALKGDNFNGNKFAEKALSEGASYAIVDEATYQTQPNTILVEDVLKTLQALSTYHRNELNIPIIGLTGSNGKTTTKELINAVISKKYKTVATRGNLNNHIGVPLTLLSMTPETEIGIVEMGANHIKEIAFLSSIAQPDYGYITNFGKAHIEGFGSVEGVIKGKSELYRYLQEHNKKAFVNTNDTLQLEKTKDIKKVTFGGSNSDFPINFIEANPFVHVEFNKKVVKSQLIGSYNFNNIAAALAMGSYFNIKEVDCIDAIENYVPTNNRSQIILQNSNKIILDAYNANPSSMQVALENLSGLSDKSKIAILGDMFELGDTAEYEHQAIIDMIGELSLEKTYLIGENFYKCSSPDKNITLFKSFDDFKKHFPNLKVKNTTLLIKASRSMALERVLELL is encoded by the coding sequence ATGAACATTTCAGAACTCTACCAACTTTATAAACAGTCTTACCTAGTTTCAACTGATACACGTACAATTGAAAAAGGATGCCTTTTTTTTGCCTTAAAAGGGGATAATTTTAACGGCAATAAATTTGCTGAAAAGGCTTTAAGTGAAGGAGCATCCTATGCTATCGTTGATGAAGCTACTTATCAAACGCAACCAAATACTATTTTGGTAGAAGATGTACTAAAAACTTTGCAGGCATTATCGACTTATCATAGAAATGAGCTTAATATTCCCATTATTGGTCTTACCGGTAGCAATGGTAAAACGACTACCAAAGAGCTAATTAATGCCGTAATTTCAAAAAAATATAAAACCGTTGCCACAAGAGGGAACTTAAATAATCACATTGGTGTGCCATTAACATTACTCTCTATGACACCAGAAACCGAGATTGGAATCGTTGAAATGGGAGCCAATCACATAAAAGAAATAGCATTTTTGAGCAGCATAGCACAACCAGATTACGGCTATATTACTAATTTTGGTAAAGCCCATATAGAAGGTTTTGGTAGTGTAGAAGGCGTAATAAAAGGTAAGTCTGAATTATATAGGTATTTACAAGAGCATAATAAAAAAGCTTTTGTTAATACAAATGATACATTGCAATTAGAAAAAACAAAAGACATCAAGAAGGTCACTTTTGGTGGTAGCAATTCCGACTTCCCAATAAATTTTATAGAAGCTAATCCTTTTGTACATGTTGAATTCAATAAAAAAGTTGTTAAAAGCCAATTGATAGGATCTTACAATTTTAATAATATTGCAGCTGCTTTGGCTATGGGTAGTTATTTTAATATAAAAGAGGTGGATTGTATAGATGCTATAGAAAATTATGTACCGACTAACAATCGCTCACAAATTATTTTACAAAATTCCAATAAAATTATTCTAGATGCTTATAACGCAAACCCATCAAGTATGCAGGTTGCTTTAGAAAACTTATCTGGATTATCTGATAAATCTAAAATTGCAATTTTGGGAGATATGTTCGAATTAGGTGATACGGCTGAATATGAACATCAAGCTATTATTGATATGATTGGGGAGCTATCTTTGGAAAAGACATACCTAATTGGTGAAAATTTTTATAAATGCTCTAGTCCAGATAAAAACATTACACTTTTTAAATCTTTTGATGATTTTAAAAAACATTTCCCAAATCTTAAAGTAAAAAATACTACCCTATTAATTAAGGCATCTAGGAGTATGGCTTTAGAAAGAGTGTTAGAGTTGTTGTAA
- the gldJ gene encoding gliding motility lipoprotein GldJ, whose product MRRYIGNKVLLTVLAAATLIGCGKKSRTHSELTGWKFNDPTYGGFTANTNYSGQKVPPGMVLIEGGTFTMGSVQDDVMFDWNTTPTKQQVRSFYMDEAEVTNLEYLFYLQYLEKVYPPADDNYRKIYQSALPDTLVWRDALGFNELLSEAYLRHPSYSDYPVVGVSWLQATEYCKWRTDRVNEKILMDKGVLKSLFDMDSVTVEGKNRFDTGTYLANPDLLFDGNEDIYGRGLPDPNDRVKKKSRKERKADKNAGNSDVDDAASDDDSKPSRRDRRSRKSDQGFTGRHVKTSDGLLTQRFRLPTEAEWEYAAKAEIENREYNTIRGRKKYSWNGTSTRDESRRRGGDQLANFKQGKGDYSGLAGWSNDGADITIKVKSYDANAFGLYDMSGNVAEWVADVYRPIVDNEANDFNYFRGNVFKKPLIDEEGKVVVVDYNSIEFDTLDNGKIVPKDLPGSIKYVPITKRDAFMRPNYEKADNIAINDGDLASTRNYYQDEEDMENAPRMYNSPQTPKQIGESGLIIQQYDTKKRNTLISNESRVYKGGSWKDRAYWLDPAQRRYLPEYMATNYIGFRCATDKLGAMSYKRRRKEPRR is encoded by the coding sequence ATGAGAAGGTATATCGGAAACAAAGTTTTGTTAACAGTACTAGCAGCAGCTACTTTAATAGGTTGTGGCAAAAAGTCCAGAACACATTCTGAACTTACAGGTTGGAAATTTAACGATCCAACTTATGGTGGCTTTACGGCTAACACTAATTATTCTGGTCAAAAAGTACCACCAGGAATGGTACTTATTGAAGGCGGTACATTTACCATGGGTAGTGTGCAAGATGATGTAATGTTCGACTGGAATACTACACCGACAAAACAACAAGTACGTTCATTTTATATGGATGAAGCTGAGGTTACAAACTTAGAATATTTGTTTTATCTACAATATCTAGAAAAGGTATATCCTCCTGCTGATGACAATTACAGAAAAATCTATCAATCTGCTTTGCCAGACACATTGGTTTGGAGAGATGCTCTTGGTTTTAATGAGTTGTTGTCTGAAGCGTATTTGCGTCACCCATCTTACTCTGATTATCCTGTTGTAGGTGTATCTTGGTTACAAGCTACAGAATACTGTAAATGGAGAACTGATAGAGTTAATGAAAAAATACTAATGGACAAAGGTGTTTTAAAGTCTTTGTTTGATATGGATTCTGTAACTGTAGAAGGTAAAAACAGATTTGACACGGGCACCTATTTAGCAAATCCTGATTTACTATTTGATGGTAATGAAGATATTTACGGAAGAGGTTTGCCAGATCCAAATGATAGAGTTAAAAAGAAAAGTAGAAAAGAAAGAAAAGCGGATAAAAATGCTGGAAATTCTGATGTAGATGATGCTGCAAGTGATGATGATTCAAAACCATCAAGAAGAGATAGAAGATCAAGAAAATCTGATCAAGGTTTTACAGGTCGTCATGTAAAAACATCTGACGGTTTGTTAACACAACGTTTTAGATTACCGACTGAAGCTGAATGGGAGTATGCTGCAAAAGCAGAAATTGAAAATAGAGAATACAATACTATTAGAGGTAGAAAAAAATACTCTTGGAACGGAACATCTACTAGAGATGAGTCTAGAAGAAGAGGTGGCGATCAATTGGCTAACTTTAAGCAAGGTAAAGGTGATTATAGTGGTTTAGCTGGTTGGAGTAATGACGGGGCTGATATTACGATCAAAGTAAAATCTTACGATGCTAATGCATTTGGTTTATATGATATGTCCGGTAACGTTGCAGAATGGGTAGCAGATGTATACAGACCTATAGTTGATAACGAAGCAAACGACTTTAATTATTTTAGAGGGAATGTATTTAAAAAACCTTTAATTGATGAAGAAGGTAAAGTAGTAGTAGTAGATTATAACAGTATAGAATTTGATACATTAGATAACGGTAAGATCGTTCCAAAAGATTTACCTGGAAGTATTAAATATGTGCCAATTACTAAGCGTGATGCTTTTATGAGACCTAATTATGAAAAAGCTGATAATATTGCTATTAATGATGGGGACTTAGCTTCAACTAGAAATTATTATCAAGATGAAGAAGATATGGAAAATGCACCTAGAATGTATAATTCACCCCAAACACCTAAGCAAATTGGTGAAAGCGGATTAATCATTCAGCAGTACGATACCAAAAAGAGAAATACGTTGATTAGCAATGAGTCTAGAGTTTACAAAGGAGGTTCTTGGAAAGATAGAGCTTATTGGTTAGACCCTGCACAACGTAGATATCTGCCAGAGTATATGGCAACCAACTATATCGGCTTTAGATGTGCCACTGATAAGTTAGGAGCAATGTCTTATAAAAGAAGACGTAAAGAGCCAAGAAGATAA
- the porU gene encoding type IX secretion system sortase PorU translates to MNSFLLKKFATHLIYLLYIVPFLVYSQNTVRNTISGLKSFSTVKNSALSQGTWYKFAIDTTGVFKIDRSFLQSLGVNTNEINPKNIKIFGNGGQLLPQLNSDFRYDGLQENAIFVKGEDDNSFDNNDYILFYGEGAHSWDIVPSQPNQSRHINNIYSDKAYYFLTVDNGAGKRITNATEITTAATQTITTYNDYDFIENDNTNLFANGQQWFGKDLSFENTTTKIFQFENLDTTEPISVRVRGVAISSTSSSFEVKINGQNLMTINIPAIPSTPGNLTLAIPREGLQTTTVGSIPIEVEITYNNNSNPSAKGYLDYVEIIGVKKLTANGKQFAFRNFDALSNPSIIEYQIENNNNIYQVWNVTDHINPQIVLNQSSSGQFSFKSNGGSLQEFIVLNENDYYEPEIIDQPKIPNQNLHNLKDIDYVIITQDFLMNEAERLATFHRNNPNLTVQVINLDHIYNEFGSGSPDLTSIRDFIRHLYINASTDETRVKYVCLFGDASYDFKDRINDNNNIVPSFQSFESFDLARSYVTDDYYGMMDEDEGNLSNTDKQDVATGRFPISTLDEAKTTVDKTLNYYNTESFGDWRNKITLVADDPDVASEFVLQETVEKLADTIKNRRPIYNLSKIYADSYVQETSAGGERYPEVNEAINNAVETGSLVINYFGHGGEDGWANERILEVSGINSWNNLNKLPLFITVTCEFSKFDNPLRPTAGESVFLNPNGGAISLITTTREIFISVGQRFNDILTKKLFGFNGEDFTIAEALMAMKNDPSAPNSSQRLFVFYLGDPAMKLARPKPSIKLTQMNGQNIASATDTLKALSKISLEGVITDAAGNSLTDFNGELSATIFDKSVDRITLDNNNFGNKLTFDAIESKIFRGRASVKNGIFNFDFIVPKDIRIAYGKSKISLYADNDNIDKGGVNQEVVIGGIDQNAPEDNIGPTVQLFMDDESFVDGGNTSESPHLIAVLEDSSGINTSITAVDHDIVAILDGDQANPFILNDFYETELDDFTKGKVKFPFRNLEPGLHTINFKVWDTYNNSSEATLNFVVVDNSDLVLSNVLNYPNPFINYTEFWFNHNKPNEPLEVQIQIFTVSGKLIKTINQNVQSENLSRSISWNGLDDFGNKIGKGVYIYKLNVKSTLTNTKNEKFEKLVILQ, encoded by the coding sequence ATGAACTCGTTCCTTTTGAAAAAGTTTGCTACTCACTTAATATACCTATTATATATAGTTCCTTTCCTTGTTTATTCACAAAACACGGTTAGAAATACTATATCTGGACTAAAATCTTTTTCTACCGTAAAAAATTCTGCTCTCTCTCAAGGTACATGGTACAAATTTGCGATTGATACTACTGGTGTTTTTAAAATTGATAGATCATTTTTACAAAGCTTAGGTGTAAATACTAATGAAATTAATCCAAAGAATATCAAAATTTTTGGTAATGGCGGGCAATTATTACCACAATTAAATAGCGATTTTAGATACGATGGATTGCAAGAAAATGCCATTTTCGTAAAAGGCGAAGATGACAATAGTTTTGATAATAACGACTACATATTGTTTTATGGAGAAGGGGCACATAGTTGGGATATAGTTCCATCTCAACCTAATCAAAGTAGGCATATCAATAATATATATAGTGATAAAGCTTATTATTTTTTGACTGTTGACAACGGAGCAGGAAAACGTATTACCAATGCTACCGAAATTACTACTGCGGCTACACAAACCATTACAACCTATAACGATTACGATTTTATTGAAAATGACAATACAAATTTATTTGCTAACGGTCAACAATGGTTTGGTAAAGACTTAAGTTTTGAAAATACAACGACAAAAATATTTCAATTTGAGAATTTAGATACTACCGAACCTATATCAGTTAGAGTAAGAGGTGTAGCTATCTCTTCTACCTCATCTTCTTTTGAGGTCAAAATAAATGGTCAAAATTTAATGACTATTAATATCCCAGCAATTCCCTCAACACCAGGCAATCTGACTTTAGCAATTCCCCGAGAAGGTTTGCAAACTACAACTGTAGGCAGTATTCCTATTGAAGTTGAAATTACTTACAATAACAATAGTAACCCTTCCGCAAAAGGATACTTAGATTATGTAGAAATAATAGGTGTTAAAAAACTAACTGCTAATGGTAAACAGTTCGCTTTTAGAAATTTTGATGCTTTAAGCAACCCTTCAATTATAGAATATCAAATTGAAAACAACAATAACATATATCAAGTATGGAATGTTACCGACCATATCAATCCTCAGATTGTATTGAATCAATCTAGCTCTGGTCAGTTTAGTTTTAAATCGAATGGTGGTTCATTACAAGAATTTATTGTATTAAATGAAAATGATTACTACGAACCCGAAATTATTGACCAACCTAAAATCCCTAATCAAAATTTACACAACCTAAAAGATATTGATTATGTAATCATCACTCAAGATTTTTTAATGAATGAAGCGGAACGGTTGGCTACTTTTCATAGAAATAATCCCAATTTAACCGTTCAAGTTATCAATTTAGATCATATTTATAACGAGTTTGGTTCAGGTTCTCCTGATTTAACAAGTATTCGTGACTTTATAAGACATTTATATATTAATGCGTCAACTGATGAAACCAGAGTTAAGTATGTTTGCCTGTTTGGCGATGCATCTTATGATTTTAAAGACAGAATCAATGATAACAATAACATTGTCCCATCCTTTCAATCTTTTGAGAGTTTTGATTTAGCTCGATCTTACGTTACCGATGATTATTATGGCATGATGGATGAAGATGAAGGAAACTTAAGTAATACCGATAAACAGGATGTAGCCACTGGTAGGTTTCCAATATCTACTCTAGACGAGGCCAAAACAACCGTTGACAAAACATTAAATTACTACAACACCGAATCTTTTGGAGACTGGCGTAATAAAATCACTTTAGTAGCAGATGATCCAGACGTGGCTAGTGAATTTGTGTTACAAGAAACGGTAGAAAAATTAGCTGATACCATAAAAAATAGAAGACCTATCTATAATTTATCTAAAATTTATGCTGATTCTTATGTACAAGAAACTTCAGCTGGTGGCGAACGATATCCTGAGGTGAATGAAGCCATAAATAATGCTGTTGAAACAGGTTCATTGGTCATTAATTATTTTGGTCACGGAGGTGAAGACGGCTGGGCAAATGAGCGTATTTTAGAAGTATCTGGAATTAATTCTTGGAACAACCTCAATAAATTACCTTTATTCATAACTGTGACCTGCGAATTTTCGAAGTTTGACAATCCACTCAGGCCAACTGCGGGCGAATCCGTTTTTTTAAACCCCAACGGAGGTGCTATAAGTTTAATTACTACCACACGTGAAATTTTTATTAGTGTTGGACAGCGTTTTAATGATATATTAACTAAAAAACTGTTTGGATTTAATGGTGAAGATTTTACCATTGCTGAAGCATTGATGGCTATGAAAAATGACCCGTCAGCACCAAATAGCAGTCAGCGTTTATTTGTTTTTTATTTAGGTGACCCTGCAATGAAACTGGCTCGTCCAAAACCTAGTATTAAGCTTACTCAAATGAACGGACAAAACATCGCTTCAGCTACCGACACACTTAAAGCATTATCAAAAATAAGTTTAGAGGGTGTTATTACCGATGCAGCTGGGAATAGCTTGACCGATTTTAACGGAGAACTTTCCGCTACCATTTTTGACAAATCAGTTGACAGAATAACCTTAGACAACAATAACTTCGGCAACAAACTCACTTTTGACGCCATAGAAAGTAAAATTTTTAGAGGAAGAGCATCCGTAAAGAATGGTATATTTAATTTTGATTTTATTGTTCCAAAAGATATTAGAATAGCTTACGGTAAATCAAAAATAAGCTTATATGCCGATAATGATAATATTGATAAAGGAGGTGTAAATCAAGAAGTTGTAATTGGTGGTATAGACCAAAATGCACCTGAAGACAATATTGGTCCAACTGTTCAACTTTTTATGGATGACGAATCTTTTGTAGATGGAGGTAACACAAGTGAATCGCCGCATTTAATTGCTGTTTTAGAGGACAGTTCTGGTATCAATACTTCCATTACTGCAGTTGACCATGATATTGTAGCAATTTTAGATGGCGATCAGGCCAATCCGTTTATATTAAATGACTTTTACGAGACCGAGTTAGACGACTTTACCAAAGGGAAGGTGAAGTTTCCATTTCGCAATTTAGAACCAGGTCTGCACACCATAAATTTTAAAGTTTGGGATACATACAATAATTCATCAGAAGCTACGTTAAATTTTGTTGTAGTAGATAACAGCGATTTGGTATTGAGCAATGTTCTAAATTATCCTAATCCTTTTATAAATTATACAGAGTTTTGGTTTAATCATAACAAACCAAATGAACCGTTAGAAGTTCAAATTCAGATTTTTACAGTTTCTGGTAAACTAATTAAAACGATCAATCAAAATGTACAATCTGAAAATCTATCTCGTTCGATTTCATGGAATGGTTTAGATGACTTTGGTAATAAAATTGGAAAAGGGGTTTACATATACAAGCTCAATGTAAAATCGACACTAACAAATACTAAAAACGAAAAATTTGAAAAACTTGTCATTTTACAATAA
- the porV gene encoding type IX secretion system outer membrane channel protein PorV, which translates to MKNFLLLILAFLCVNIATAQEEPNPITTAAPFLTIVPDARAGGMGDIGVATKPDANSQHHNPAKFAFSQSQFSVGVNYTPWLRNLTNDVFVSSLAFSNKINEQSAWGASLKYFSLGTIDLTDTGGNPIGTENPNELSFDGSYSLKLNETFALAVGVRYIRSDFALKVENSDLKTVNTFAVDVAGYYQSEEKNYGNFNGIWRGGFNLSNIGPKVTLTEGGRESFIPTNLKLGGGFEFILDDLNSVTANLEFNKLLVPTPPIRDEQTGEIIDGKDDDVGFLPGMFQSFGDAPNGFSEELKEFTWALGAEYMYDNTLGLRLGYFNENDLKGARKYFTLGAGFKFKSLNLDLSYLINSSDVNNPLENTLRFSLTFNFGDLFDY; encoded by the coding sequence ATGAAAAATTTTCTTTTACTAATCTTAGCTTTTTTGTGCGTTAACATTGCTACTGCACAAGAAGAACCTAATCCGATAACAACGGCCGCTCCGTTTTTAACGATAGTGCCTGATGCACGTGCTGGTGGTATGGGTGACATAGGCGTGGCTACCAAGCCCGATGCCAATTCTCAACATCACAACCCTGCAAAGTTTGCTTTTTCACAATCTCAATTTTCTGTAGGTGTTAATTACACGCCTTGGTTGCGTAACTTAACCAATGATGTTTTTGTGAGTAGTTTGGCGTTCTCAAATAAAATAAATGAGCAAAGTGCTTGGGGTGCTAGTTTAAAATATTTCTCGTTAGGCACAATTGATTTGACTGATACAGGTGGAAACCCAATAGGAACAGAAAACCCGAATGAATTATCTTTTGATGGGTCTTACTCGTTAAAATTAAATGAAACTTTTGCCTTAGCCGTGGGTGTACGTTATATACGTTCAGATTTTGCTTTAAAGGTTGAAAATTCTGACTTAAAAACAGTAAATACTTTTGCTGTTGATGTTGCCGGCTATTACCAATCAGAAGAAAAAAATTATGGTAATTTTAATGGTATTTGGAGAGGTGGATTTAACCTTTCTAACATTGGACCAAAAGTTACCTTAACAGAAGGTGGCAGAGAAAGTTTTATACCTACCAATTTAAAATTAGGAGGTGGTTTTGAATTTATATTAGATGATTTAAATTCGGTTACTGCTAATTTAGAGTTTAATAAATTATTGGTACCTACTCCACCGATAAGAGATGAACAAACTGGTGAAATTATAGATGGTAAAGATGATGATGTAGGTTTTTTACCTGGTATGTTCCAATCATTTGGAGATGCTCCAAATGGTTTTAGCGAAGAACTTAAGGAATTTACTTGGGCATTGGGTGCTGAATATATGTATGACAACACTTTAGGTTTACGCCTTGGTTACTTTAACGAAAATGACTTAAAAGGAGCTCGCAAATATTTTACGTTAGGAGCCGGATTCAAATTCAAAAGTTTAAATTTAGATCTCTCTTATTTAATAAACTCTTCAGATGTTAACAATCCGTTGGAAAATACCTTGCGTTTTTCATTAACTTTTAATTTTGGAGATTTATTTGATTATTAA
- the cdd gene encoding cytidine deaminase: protein MQKIQTTTEYILYNTVDELDNVAKDLMAEAVKAREKAYAPYSNFSVGAAILLDNNTIVTGNNQENAAFPSGLCAERVAIYNAGANYPKNKINTIAISASSTKHKVNKPVGPCGACRQSIAEYENKQKQSIAIYFMGEEGQIVKVNALKDLLPFGFDESLL from the coding sequence ATGCAAAAAATTCAAACTACAACTGAATATATTCTTTACAATACTGTTGATGAATTAGATAATGTTGCTAAAGATTTAATGGCTGAAGCAGTAAAGGCTAGAGAAAAGGCTTACGCTCCCTATTCAAACTTCAGTGTTGGTGCAGCTATTTTATTGGATAACAATACAATAGTTACAGGTAACAATCAAGAAAATGCAGCATTCCCTTCTGGTTTATGTGCCGAACGTGTTGCTATTTACAATGCTGGAGCAAATTACCCAAAAAATAAAATTAATACCATTGCTATTTCTGCAAGTTCTACCAAGCATAAAGTTAACAAGCCTGTTGGACCTTGTGGTGCATGCAGACAGAGCATAGCTGAATACGAAAACAAGCAAAAACAATCCATAGCCATTTATTTTATGGGAGAAGAAGGACAAATTGTTAAAGTAAATGCTTTAAAAGATTTGCTGCCTTTTGGATTTGATGAGAGTCTTCTCTAA